One stretch of Falco naumanni isolate bFalNau1 chromosome 7, bFalNau1.pat, whole genome shotgun sequence DNA includes these proteins:
- the ANKRD9 gene encoding ankyrin repeat domain-containing protein 9, which translates to MPWSVQWVGGRGAQSQKQCKKSSFAFYQAVRDLLPVWFLEDMRTMEVFHWEDGGKVSVYSPSEALLYALVHDHQPYARHLLTKFPQSALAVPSQSFSCCQSSAPHLAMAVRYNRVHVLFRILKAIQAFPPSDRAGHLDRQGCSRVEGGKTALHVACELVRPECLFLLLGNGASPCLRDSAGNTPLDTLLQQISHAPAANMRAKLLCLDCLFFFVPQDLQFAMKQQLVDNRQRWQDLLGENRFQCLVGLAPPSLFVRAMRVLIRTISPEHFPEALDDLPLPHFLKPLDLKLES; encoded by the coding sequence ATGCCCTGGAGCGTCCAGTGGGTCGGCGGCCGCGGCGCCCAGTCCCAGAAGCAGTGCAAGAAATCCTCCTTCGCCTTCTACCAGGCGGTGAGGGACCTGCTGCCCGTCTGGTTCCTGGAGGACATGCGGACCATGGAGGTCTTCCACTGGGAGGACGGGGGCAAGGTGAGCGTCTACTCGCCCTCGGAGGCCCTGCTCTACGCGCTGGTGCACGACCACCAGCCCTACGCCCGGCACCTGCTGACTAAGTTCCCCCAGAGCGCCCTGGCCGTGCCCAGCCAaagcttcagctgctgccagtccTCAGCCCCGCACCTGGCCATGGCTGTCCGCTACAACCGGGTCCACGTCCTCTTCCGAATCCTCAAGGCCATCCAAGCCTTCCCGCCGAGCGACAGAGCCGGCCACCTGGACCGCCAGGGCTGCAGCCGCGTGGAGGGTGGCAAGACGGCCTTGCACGTGGCCTGCGAGCTGGTGCGCCCCGAGTGCTTGTTCCTACTGCTGGGGAACGGCGCCTCGCCCTGCTTGCGGGACAGTGCTGGGAATACCCCCCTCGACACCTTGCTGCAGCAGATTTCCCACGCGCCAGCAGCCAACATGCGTGCCAAGCTCCTCTGCCTCGACTGCCTCTTCTTCTTCGTGCCTCAGGACCTCCAGTTTGCAATGAAACAGCAACTGGTGGACAACCGGCAGCGGTGGCAGGACCTCCTGGGGGAGAACAGATTCCAGTGCCTGGTGGGCTTAGCTCCCCCGTCGCTGTTTGTCAGAGCCATGCGTGTCTTGATCAGGACCATTTCACCCGAGCATTTCCCCGAGGCTCTGGACGATCTGCCTCTGCCTCATTTTCTAAAGCCTTTGGACTTGAAACTGGAGAGCTAG